The Streptomyces sp. NBC_01591 genome window below encodes:
- a CDS encoding LOG family protein, which translates to MNSTDLTAALFAGVVPPDGEEPLAEAAGAALARAGYALRHGGYNGLMEAAARGAAPHGVPVTAITLAGRPDWGALNPHVTATVYAPTIGARLHAYLDDADLVVAMGGGVGTLHELTAALYYATTIRSLPVRLLGPTACRLGAFLRAGGWLTESPIRPLGFLRELPDAAALEADLKALDAGRCKR; encoded by the coding sequence ATGAACAGCACCGACCTCACCGCGGCCCTGTTCGCCGGAGTCGTACCGCCGGACGGCGAGGAACCGCTGGCGGAGGCTGCCGGCGCCGCACTGGCCCGCGCCGGGTACGCCCTGCGGCACGGCGGCTACAACGGACTGATGGAGGCCGCCGCGCGCGGCGCCGCACCCCACGGAGTACCGGTCACCGCGATCACGCTGGCCGGCCGCCCCGACTGGGGAGCGCTCAACCCCCACGTCACCGCCACCGTGTACGCCCCGACCATCGGCGCCCGGCTGCATGCCTATCTCGACGACGCCGACCTGGTCGTCGCGATGGGCGGAGGGGTCGGCACGCTGCACGAACTCACCGCCGCCCTGTACTACGCCACCACGATCCGTTCCCTTCCCGTGCGGCTGCTCGGGCCCACCGCGTGCCGTCTGGGTGCGTTCCTGCGGGCCGGGGGATGGCTGACCGAGAGCCCCATCCGGCCGCTGGGCTTCCTGCGGGAACTGCCCGACGCCGCGGCGCTCGAAGCGGATCTCAAGGCCCTCGATGCCGGGCGGTGCAAGCGATGA
- a CDS encoding orotate phosphoribosyltransferase produces MTLPAVTFAEKIAGVAYRPGPYRLPEGGTLDTYFDPYRLAGDPELLAETAAALASLLPAGTEVLAGPALAGIPLVTAVSLHTGLPAAFLRPSPKEHGTWQQIEGAELSGRQTVLLDDTARSGTSLLRSARLLRMGGARVGTALCVLDRDAGAATLLADHHIVLRALVQDPDGAR; encoded by the coding sequence ATGACGTTGCCCGCCGTCACCTTCGCGGAGAAGATCGCGGGCGTCGCCTACCGGCCCGGCCCCTACCGGCTGCCGGAAGGCGGCACCCTGGACACCTACTTCGACCCGTACCGGCTGGCCGGTGACCCGGAGCTGCTGGCGGAGACCGCAGCCGCGCTCGCCAGCCTGCTGCCCGCTGGCACCGAGGTCCTGGCGGGTCCCGCGCTGGCCGGCATCCCGCTGGTCACGGCGGTGTCCCTGCACACCGGTCTGCCCGCCGCCTTCCTTCGCCCCTCTCCCAAGGAACACGGCACGTGGCAGCAGATCGAGGGCGCCGAGCTGAGCGGCCGGCAAACGGTCCTGCTGGACGACACCGCCCGCAGCGGCACAAGTCTCCTGCGCAGTGCCCGCCTGCTGCGGATGGGCGGCGCGCGGGTCGGCACGGCCCTGTGCGTCCTGGACCGCGACGCGGGCGCCGCCACCCTGCTCGCCGACCACCACATCGTCCTGCGCGCCCTGGTCCAAGATCCGGACGGTGCCCGGTGA